The DNA window TGCCCACGTTCAAGTTCAAGCTGTGGGCGTTCGCCTCCGGCGCGGCGATCGCCGGCCTGGCCGGCGCGTTGTTCGCCGGCAAGCAGAACTTCGTCAACTCGCAGAACTTCGAGCTGCTCAACTCGATCATCATCCTGGCCGCGGTCATCTTCGGCGGCTCCGGCAACATCGTCGGCGCGATCGTCGGCGGCGGCCTGGTGGCGTACATGATCGAGCGGTTCCGCGGCATCGAGCTGTTCGGCATCGAGCTGTACGAGTACCGGTTCCTCTTCTTCGGCCTGGTGCTCGTGATCATGATGATCTTCCGGCCGCAGGGCCTGATCCCGAACCGGCGACGAGCGGCGGAGTTCAAGGACCGTCGCAAGGAGGTGATCGTCGGTGAGTGACACCGAACAGACCCCGGCCGTTCCGGCCCAGGCGGCGGCGCCCGCCGTCGAGACGGTACGCGAGCGCGAGCCGCTGCTGGAGGTCGACCACGTCACGCTGCGCTTCGGCGGCGTGGTGGCCCTCAACGACGTGGACTTCACCCTCTACAAGGGCGAGATCCTCGGGCTGATCGGGCCCAACGGCGCCGGCAAGACCACCTGCTTCAACGCGATGACCGGCATCTACCAGCCCACCGAGGGGCAGATCCGGTTCCGGGGCGAGAAGATCAGCGGCAGGAAGCGCCACCAGATCACCCGGATGGGCATGGCCCGCACCTTCCAGAACATCCGGCTCTTCCCGGAGATGACCGCGCTGGAGAACGTCCAGGTCGGCGCGGACGCGCACCACAAGACCAGCGTGCTCTCCGCGTTGCTGCGCCTGCCGCGGCACTGGAAGGAGGAGCGCGAGGGTCGGGAGAAGGCCGAGCGCCTGCTGGAGTTCGTCGGCATCCTTCCCCGGATGCACGAGTTCGCCCGCAACCTGTCCTACGGCGAGCAGCGGCGCCTGGAGATCGCCCGGGCGCTCGCCACCGACCCGGTGCTGCTCTGCCTGGACGAGCCGGCCGCCGGCTTCAACCCGGCGGAGAAGGAGGAGCTGCTCCAGCTCATCCGGCAGATCCGGGACCAGGGTGTGACAGTGCTGCTGATCGAGCACGA is part of the Micromonospora sp. WMMD980 genome and encodes:
- a CDS encoding ABC transporter ATP-binding protein; protein product: MLEVDHVTLRFGGVVALNDVDFTLYKGEILGLIGPNGAGKTTCFNAMTGIYQPTEGQIRFRGEKISGRKRHQITRMGMARTFQNIRLFPEMTALENVQVGADAHHKTSVLSALLRLPRHWKEEREGREKAERLLEFVGILPRMHEFARNLSYGEQRRLEIARALATDPVLLCLDEPAAGFNPAEKEELLQLIRQIRDQGVTVLLIEHDMRLVMGVTDRIVVLEFGKKIAEGLPAEVRDNPKVVAAYLGVPDDAA